The Symphalangus syndactylus isolate Jambi chromosome 8, NHGRI_mSymSyn1-v2.1_pri, whole genome shotgun sequence genome includes a window with the following:
- the ACYP1 gene encoding acylphosphatase-1 isoform X2, translated as MPASARLAGAGLLLAFLGALGCAGRAPGLSMAEGNTLISVDYEIFGKVQGVFFRKHTQAEGKKLGLVGWVQNTDRGTVQGQLQGPISKVRHMQEWLETRGSPKSHIDKANFSNEKVILKLDYSDFQIVK; from the exons ATGCCGGCGTCCGCCCGCCTGGCGGGAGCGGGGCTGCTGCTGGCCTTTCTCGGCGCGCTCGGCTGCGCTGGGCGGGCCCCAG GTTTGAGCATGGCAGAAGGAAACACTCTGATATCAGTGGATTACGAAATTTTTGGGAAGGTGCAAGGGGTGTTTTTCCGCAAGCATACTCAG GCTGAGGGTAAAAAGCTGGGATTGGTAGGCTGGGTCCAGAACACTGACCGGGGCACAGTGCAAGGACAATTGCAAGGTCCCATCTCCAAGGTGCGTCATATGCAGGAATGGCTTGAAACAAGAGGAAGTCCCAAATCACACATCGACAAAGCAAACTTCAGCAATGAAAAAGTCATCTTAAAGTTGGATTACTCAGACTTCCAAATTGTAAAATAA
- the ACYP1 gene encoding acylphosphatase-1 isoform X1 produces MDVRRSSVSRLFPQKRLQRAAAIRSSLSRRLVLPSHTPYHIHSRLHFQDLEVGERSQWLRMDRGLSMAEGNTLISVDYEIFGKVQGVFFRKHTQAEGKKLGLVGWVQNTDRGTVQGQLQGPISKVRHMQEWLETRGSPKSHIDKANFSNEKVILKLDYSDFQIVK; encoded by the exons ATGGATGTAAGGAGGTCATCGGTCAGCAGGTTATTTCCCCAGAAGAGGCTTCAGCGGGCAGCTGCGATCCGAAGCTCCCTCTCTCGACGTCTGGTTCTTCCTTCACACACACCTTATCACATCCACTCACGATTGCATTTCCAGGACCTTGAGGTCGGGGAGAGGTCGCAGTGGTTAAGGATGGACAGGG GTTTGAGCATGGCAGAAGGAAACACTCTGATATCAGTGGATTACGAAATTTTTGGGAAGGTGCAAGGGGTGTTTTTCCGCAAGCATACTCAG GCTGAGGGTAAAAAGCTGGGATTGGTAGGCTGGGTCCAGAACACTGACCGGGGCACAGTGCAAGGACAATTGCAAGGTCCCATCTCCAAGGTGCGTCATATGCAGGAATGGCTTGAAACAAGAGGAAGTCCCAAATCACACATCGACAAAGCAAACTTCAGCAATGAAAAAGTCATCTTAAAGTTGGATTACTCAGACTTCCAAATTGTAAAATAA
- the ACYP1 gene encoding acylphosphatase-1 isoform X3: MAEGNTLISVDYEIFGKVQGVFFRKHTQAEGKKLGLVGWVQNTDRGTVQGQLQGPISKVRHMQEWLETRGSPKSHIDKANFSNEKVILKLDYSDFQIVK, from the exons ATGGCAGAAGGAAACACTCTGATATCAGTGGATTACGAAATTTTTGGGAAGGTGCAAGGGGTGTTTTTCCGCAAGCATACTCAG GCTGAGGGTAAAAAGCTGGGATTGGTAGGCTGGGTCCAGAACACTGACCGGGGCACAGTGCAAGGACAATTGCAAGGTCCCATCTCCAAGGTGCGTCATATGCAGGAATGGCTTGAAACAAGAGGAAGTCCCAAATCACACATCGACAAAGCAAACTTCAGCAATGAAAAAGTCATCTTAAAGTTGGATTACTCAGACTTCCAAATTGTAAAATAA